In Arthrobacter citreus, a single genomic region encodes these proteins:
- a CDS encoding SH3 domain-containing protein: MKSKSGYTLITLNLKKERKKKRTMNQVALVGLASTFVAIQVPNTTEAATSIDPKKTLQSSAQTFSENTNTYKSSGNGVRIRSGAGTSYQILGSVNKGQSIDVISYSNGWYKVKVNGISGYMSASYVAKVTESNSSTNQVVTSGNYISTGNGVRIRSGAGTNYQIIGSVNKNQKLDVISSSNGWYKVKVNGLTGYMSASYVAKVTESNSNTNSNPVVSTGNYISTGSVNIRSGAGTSYQILGIVNKNQKLDVISSVNGWYKVKVNGLTGYISASYVAKATNTSSNSNNSQPDNSQTFDVQSLITYSKKYLDVPYVWGGATPSGFDCSGFISYVFKEFGVSLPRTNVAGYWYNNSNLKTVNNAQPGDLIVFKDTYTYGPSHMGIMINSTEFIHASSSSGVTISNINNTYWDQHFLGFKRFQ, from the coding sequence ATGAAGTCGAAGTCAGGATACACCTTAATTACGTTAAATTTAAAAAAAGAGAGAAAAAAGAAGAGAACAATGAACCAAGTGGCATTAGTAGGACTTGCCTCAACATTTGTAGCCATTCAAGTTCCAAACACTACAGAAGCTGCCACGTCAATTGATCCTAAGAAAACACTGCAATCTAGTGCGCAAACTTTTTCTGAAAACACAAATACATATAAATCAAGTGGTAATGGTGTCCGCATTAGATCTGGGGCCGGTACTTCTTATCAAATTTTAGGTAGTGTTAATAAAGGGCAAAGTATTGATGTAATCTCATATTCCAATGGCTGGTATAAGGTAAAAGTTAATGGGATATCAGGATATATGAGTGCATCTTATGTTGCAAAAGTAACCGAATCGAATAGTAGTACTAACCAAGTAGTCACTTCGGGAAACTACATTTCTACTGGTAATGGAGTACGCATTAGATCTGGGGCCGGTACAAATTATCAGATTATAGGTAGTGTTAATAAAAATCAAAAACTAGATGTGATTTCAAGCTCTAATGGCTGGTATAAAGTTAAAGTTAATGGCTTAACAGGGTATATGAGCGCATCTTATGTTGCAAAAGTAACTGAATCAAATAGTAATACTAACAGTAATCCGGTCGTTAGCACTGGGAACTACATTTCTACAGGAAGTGTCAACATAAGATCTGGGGCTGGTACTTCTTATCAGATTTTAGGTATCGTAAATAAAAATCAAAAACTAGATGTGATCTCTAGCGTAAATGGTTGGTACAAAGTTAAAGTTAATGGCTTAACAGGGTATATTAGTGCATCTTATGTTGCAAAAGCAACAAATACAAGTTCAAATTCAAATAACTCTCAACCAGATAACTCTCAAACGTTTGATGTACAAAGTTTAATAACCTATTCAAAAAAGTATTTAGATGTACCTTATGTTTGGGGTGGAGCAACTCCATCTGGGTTTGATTGTAGTGGATTTATTTCATATGTATTCAAAGAATTTGGCGTGTCACTTCCAAGAACAAATGTTGCAGGTTATTGGTATAATAACTCAAACTTAAAAACTGTAAATAATGCACAACCTGGAGATTTAATCGTTTTCAAAGATACATATACTTATGGGCCTTCTCATATGGGTATTATGATTAATAGCACAGAGTTTATCCATGCAAGTAGCAGTTCAGGTGTAACAATTTCTAATATAAACAATACATATTGGGACCAACATTTTTTAGGATTTAAAAGATTTCAATAA